One Candidatus Methylomirabilota bacterium genomic region harbors:
- the nth gene encoding endonuclease III: MAESRPAKKARARKILARLSKAYPDARTELHFTTPLDLLVATILSAQCTDERVNAVTADLFTRYRTAEDWAGIPLPTLERLIHSTGFFRAKARSLNGMARALVERHRGEVPKALEDLVDLPGVGRKTANVVLGNAFGIPALAVDTHVFRVSQRLGLARADDPEEIHDQLCEVVPRPRWTQASHLLILHGRRVCFARKPACPACPVRDLCPWPDKTRATPAPPPRRPASGRSS; the protein is encoded by the coding sequence ATGGCGGAGAGCCGCCCCGCGAAGAAGGCGCGCGCCCGGAAGATTCTGGCCCGGTTGTCGAAGGCCTATCCCGACGCCCGCACCGAGCTGCACTTCACCACGCCGCTCGACCTGCTGGTCGCCACCATCCTGTCCGCGCAGTGCACCGACGAGCGGGTGAACGCGGTGACCGCCGACCTCTTCACGCGCTACCGGACCGCCGAGGACTGGGCGGGCATCCCGCTGCCGACCCTCGAGCGCCTCATCCACTCGACCGGCTTCTTCCGGGCCAAGGCCCGCTCCCTCAACGGCATGGCGCGCGCCCTGGTCGAGCGGCATCGCGGAGAGGTGCCGAAGGCGCTCGAGGACCTGGTGGATCTCCCCGGGGTCGGCCGGAAGACCGCCAACGTCGTGCTGGGCAACGCGTTCGGCATCCCGGCGCTGGCGGTGGATACCCACGTGTTCCGGGTCTCGCAGCGGCTGGGCCTCGCCCGCGCCGACGATCCGGAGGAGATCCACGATCAGCTGTGCGAGGTGGTGCCGCGGCCGCGGTGGACCCAGGCCAGCCACCTGCTGATCCTGCACGGCCGGCGGGTGTGCTTCGCCCGCAAGCCGGCCTGCCCGGCCTGTCCGGTCCGAGATCTCTGTCCCTGGCCCGACAAGACCCGGGCGACGCCCGCGCCGCCGCCACGCCGCCCCGCATCGGGCCGGAGCAGTTGA
- the argC gene encoding N-acetyl-gamma-glutamyl-phosphate reductase, whose product MLRVAVTGASGYMGAELLRLLSVHPKVRVTAVTSERLAGERLDKSYPHLRGLSDLVFQEISAERLAAEADVVFLALPHMESQRLMPALRRHGRKAIDLSADYRLKDAALYTTWYKAPHEDAAGLAEAVYGMPELHRKEIAGASLVASPGCYPMGAVLATAPLLKSGCGAADGIVIDGKSGVTGAGAQGRKADAMYLFTEANENVQAYGLATHRHTPEIEQELSALAGRPVVVSFTPHLVPLNRGLFTTASVPLTKPAATAELVGLYREFYAGEPFVRVLDEGQRPTTRSVVGSNYCDVTVVADPRTQRAVCVSALDNLGKGGSANGIQSLNIMMGWDERTGLDAPPVYP is encoded by the coding sequence GTGCTGAGGGTCGCGGTCACCGGGGCCAGCGGCTACATGGGCGCGGAGCTGCTGCGCCTGCTCTCCGTCCATCCCAAGGTGCGGGTCACCGCGGTCACGTCGGAGCGCCTGGCCGGCGAGCGCCTGGACAAGAGCTATCCGCACCTGCGTGGCCTGAGCGACCTGGTCTTCCAGGAGATCTCGGCCGAGCGGCTGGCCGCCGAGGCCGACGTCGTGTTCCTCGCGCTGCCGCACATGGAGTCGCAGCGGCTGATGCCGGCGCTCCGGCGTCACGGGCGCAAGGCGATCGATCTCTCGGCGGACTACCGCTTGAAGGACGCCGCGCTGTACACCACGTGGTACAAGGCGCCCCACGAGGACGCGGCCGGGCTGGCCGAGGCGGTGTACGGGATGCCGGAGCTGCACCGCAAGGAGATCGCGGGCGCCTCCCTGGTCGCCTCGCCGGGCTGCTATCCGATGGGCGCGGTGCTCGCCACCGCGCCGCTGCTCAAGAGCGGCTGCGGCGCCGCCGACGGTATCGTGATCGACGGCAAGTCGGGAGTCACCGGCGCGGGCGCGCAGGGCCGGAAGGCCGACGCGATGTACCTCTTCACCGAGGCCAACGAGAACGTGCAGGCCTACGGCCTGGCCACCCACCGCCACACCCCCGAGATCGAGCAGGAGCTGTCCGCCCTGGCCGGGCGGCCGGTGGTGGTGAGCTTCACCCCGCACCTCGTGCCGCTCAACCGCGGCCTCTTCACCACCGCCTCGGTGCCGCTGACGAAGCCCGCGGCCACCGCCGAGCTGGTCGGGCTCTATCGCGAGTTCTATGCGGGCGAGCCGTTCGTGCGCGTGCTCGACGAGGGCCAGCGGCCGACCACGCGGTCGGTGGTCGGATCGAACTACTGCGACGTCACGGTGGTGGCCGATCCGCGCACCCAGCGCGCGGTCTGCGTGTCCGCGCTCGACAACCTGGGCAAGGGCGGGTCCGCCAACGGGATCCAGAGTCTCAACATCATGATGGGGTGGGACGAGCGGACCGGCCTCGACGCGCCTCCGGTGTATCCGTAA
- a CDS encoding dolichyl-phosphate beta-glucosyltransferase translates to MSGAPRWSVIIPAYDEAARLPGYLKDIQAYFEGRDEPYEIIVVDDGSRDGTVERVREVAAGRPAVTVHALAENRGKGHAVRVGMADASGALRLMADADGATPIAEVARLEAAVAAGADIAIGSRALHDPAVIRQVRTHRKLSGHVFNFLVRRLGVPGVTDTQCGFKLFRGTVAAALFPLVTTDGFGFDVELLMMAVGRGYRIAEVPVNWADQPGSKVGVLRHGPRMLREVLSARRRLGRGR, encoded by the coding sequence GTGAGCGGCGCGCCTCGCTGGTCCGTGATCATCCCGGCGTACGACGAGGCGGCGCGGCTTCCCGGCTATCTCAAGGACATCCAGGCGTACTTCGAGGGGCGCGACGAGCCCTACGAGATCATCGTGGTGGACGACGGCAGCCGCGACGGGACGGTGGAGCGGGTGCGCGAGGTCGCGGCGGGCCGTCCCGCGGTCACCGTGCACGCCCTGGCCGAGAACCGCGGCAAGGGACACGCGGTGCGGGTCGGCATGGCCGACGCGAGCGGCGCGCTCCGGCTCATGGCCGACGCCGACGGCGCGACCCCGATCGCGGAGGTCGCGCGGCTCGAGGCGGCGGTGGCCGCGGGGGCCGACATCGCGATCGGCTCGCGCGCGCTGCACGATCCCGCGGTGATCCGGCAGGTGCGCACGCACCGCAAGCTCTCCGGGCACGTGTTCAACTTCCTGGTGCGGCGGCTCGGGGTTCCTGGGGTGACGGACACCCAGTGCGGCTTCAAGCTCTTCCGGGGGACGGTCGCGGCCGCGCTCTTCCCGCTGGTCACCACCGACGGCTTCGGCTTCGACGTCGAGTTGCTCATGATGGCGGTGGGGCGCGGCTATCGGATCGCGGAGGTGCCGGTGAACTGGGCCGATCAGCCGGGCTCGAAGGTCGGCGTGCTGCGCCACGGGCCGCGCATGCTCCGCGAGGTGCTGTCGGCGCGCCGCCGCCTCGGGCGGGGGCGGTGA
- a CDS encoding LLM class F420-dependent oxidoreductase, which translates to MHIGLCMFATDYAIRIDELARAAEERGFESLFVPEHTHIPASRRTPFPGGGQLPKEYSHTFDPFVALMAAAAATKRLKVGTGICLIIERDTITTAKEVASLDLLSGGRFLFGIGAGWNAEEMENHQTEFKSRYRRMREQVLAMKEIWTKDEAQFRGEHVKFDPIWSWPKPAQKPHPPVLLGGESGHTLQRVVDFCEGWFPRGRAGDVILSGLKDLQARAARAGRDMNTISVSVFGAKPDEATLESYVGAGITRSILRLPSEGRDVILPLLDQYAKLIR; encoded by the coding sequence ATGCACATCGGTCTTTGCATGTTCGCCACCGACTACGCCATCCGCATCGACGAGCTGGCCCGCGCCGCCGAGGAGCGCGGCTTCGAGTCGCTGTTCGTGCCGGAGCACACCCACATCCCGGCCAGTCGCCGCACCCCGTTTCCCGGCGGCGGCCAGCTGCCGAAGGAGTACTCGCACACGTTCGATCCCTTCGTGGCCCTGATGGCCGCGGCGGCCGCGACCAAGCGGCTGAAGGTCGGGACCGGCATCTGCCTGATCATCGAGCGCGACACCATCACCACCGCCAAGGAGGTGGCGAGCCTGGACCTCCTCTCGGGTGGCCGCTTCCTGTTCGGGATCGGAGCCGGATGGAACGCGGAGGAAATGGAGAATCACCAGACCGAGTTCAAGAGCCGGTACCGGCGGATGCGGGAGCAGGTGCTGGCCATGAAGGAGATCTGGACGAAGGACGAGGCGCAGTTCCGGGGCGAGCACGTGAAGTTCGATCCGATCTGGTCCTGGCCCAAGCCGGCCCAGAAGCCGCATCCGCCCGTCCTGCTGGGCGGCGAGAGCGGGCACACCCTTCAGCGGGTGGTGGATTTCTGCGAGGGCTGGTTCCCGCGCGGCCGGGCCGGTGACGTGATCCTGAGCGGACTCAAGGACCTGCAGGCGCGGGCGGCACGGGCGGGACGGGACATGAACACGATCTCGGTCTCGGTGTTCGGCGCCAAGCCCGACGAGGCCACGCTCGAGAGCTACGTGGGAGCCGGCATCACGCGCTCGATCCTGCGTCTTCCTTCGGAAGGCCGCGACGTGATCCTGCCGCTCCTCGACCAATACGCCAAGCTGATCCGCTGA
- a CDS encoding HIT family protein, protein MTAPACVMCGTYGVGGGDLHVADLESSRVFLHEDQFFPGYVLLVLRRHASELYELSAAERRLLIEEVSRVAEALARVFRPAKMNYELLGNQVPHIHWHLVPRLSTDPEPHAPIWRIAHEPAPLDPTAARERIDRIRRALAGGA, encoded by the coding sequence GTGACCGCGCCCGCCTGCGTGATGTGCGGCACGTACGGCGTCGGGGGCGGCGATCTGCACGTCGCCGACCTCGAGAGCTCGCGCGTGTTCCTGCACGAGGATCAGTTCTTTCCCGGCTATGTCCTGCTCGTGCTGCGGCGCCACGCGAGCGAGCTGTACGAGCTGTCGGCGGCCGAGCGCCGACTCCTGATCGAGGAGGTGAGCCGGGTGGCGGAGGCGCTCGCCCGGGTCTTCCGGCCGGCGAAAATGAACTACGAGCTGCTCGGCAACCAGGTGCCGCACATCCACTGGCATCTCGTCCCGCGCCTGTCCACCGACCCGGAGCCGCACGCGCCCATCTGGCGGATCGCGCACGAGCCGGCACCGCTCGATCCGACGGCCGCGCGCGAGCGCATCGACCGGATCCGCCGCGCCCTCGCCGGCGGCGCCTGA
- the rpsI gene encoding 30S ribosomal protein S9 → MAVVTRFYGTGRRKTSVARVWLSTGSGRILINRRPFEEYFPRETLRMVISQPLQLTNTMGQFDAVVNVGGGGPTGQAGAVRHGIARALLQFDDKLRQTLKRAGLLTRDPRMKERKKYGQPGARSKFQYSKR, encoded by the coding sequence ATGGCCGTCGTCACTCGCTTCTACGGAACCGGACGCCGCAAGACGTCCGTGGCCCGCGTCTGGCTCAGCACCGGAAGCGGCCGCATCCTGATCAACCGGCGCCCCTTCGAGGAATACTTTCCGCGCGAGACGCTGCGGATGGTGATCTCACAGCCGCTGCAGCTCACGAACACCATGGGCCAGTTCGACGCGGTCGTGAACGTGGGCGGCGGGGGCCCGACCGGCCAGGCCGGCGCCGTGCGCCACGGCATCGCGCGCGCCCTGCTCCAGTTCGACGACAAGCTGCGCCAGACCCTGAAGCGGGCCGGCCTGCTCACCCGCGATCCGCGGATGAAGGAGCGCAAGAAGTACGGTCAGCCCGGCGCCCGCTCCAAGTTCCAGTACTCCAAGCGGTGA
- a CDS encoding NAD-dependent malic enzyme, with amino-acid sequence MAIAPSASYSFTVRLAIRNKPGMLGRVTSAIGRAGGDIGAVDLVEMTGEQVLRDITIKARDSRHASEIIDRLRTASGVRVANISDRTFLMHLGGKIEIHSKVPIRTRDDLSMAYTPGVARVCLAIKDDPSRAFTLTIKQNAVAVVTDGTAVLGLGDIGPEAAMPVMEGKAMLFKELAGVDAFPIALDTKDPGKIVDAVKMIAPAFGGINLEDISAPRCFEVEERLRKELDIPVFHDDQHGTAVVVLAALLNALKIVRKDIRRIKVVVSGVGAAGTATIKILLALGTRDIIGVDEHGIIHRGRPVGMDFMKTWVASATNPRRLTGRLSDAIRGADVFIGLSVPRVMTVRDVKSMARDRIVFAMANPVPEIQPEEAERHVRVMATGRSDYPNQINNVLCFPGFFRGLLDSRARLVNDEMKIAAAHAIASCVGRGELGPEYIIPSVFNKNIAPAVARDVAKAAQKTGVARRRRRSDAPVWT; translated from the coding sequence ATGGCCATTGCCCCCAGCGCCTCCTACAGCTTCACGGTCCGGCTCGCCATCCGGAACAAGCCCGGCATGCTGGGACGCGTCACCTCCGCCATTGGTCGAGCGGGTGGCGACATCGGCGCGGTGGACCTGGTCGAGATGACCGGGGAGCAGGTGCTCCGCGACATCACGATCAAGGCCCGGGACAGCCGACACGCCAGCGAGATCATCGACCGGCTGCGGACTGCCTCCGGGGTCCGGGTCGCCAACATCTCCGACCGCACCTTCCTGATGCACCTGGGCGGGAAGATCGAGATCCACAGCAAGGTGCCCATCCGGACCCGGGACGACCTCAGCATGGCCTATACCCCGGGAGTGGCGCGGGTATGCCTGGCGATCAAGGACGACCCCAGCCGGGCCTTCACCCTGACCATCAAGCAGAATGCGGTCGCGGTGGTGACCGACGGCACCGCTGTGCTGGGCTTGGGTGACATCGGGCCGGAGGCGGCGATGCCGGTCATGGAAGGCAAGGCGATGCTCTTCAAGGAGCTCGCCGGGGTCGACGCCTTCCCGATCGCGCTGGACACCAAGGATCCCGGCAAGATCGTGGACGCGGTGAAGATGATCGCCCCCGCCTTCGGTGGCATCAACCTGGAGGACATCTCGGCGCCGCGCTGCTTCGAGGTGGAGGAGCGGCTCCGCAAGGAGCTGGACATCCCGGTCTTCCACGACGATCAGCACGGCACCGCGGTGGTGGTGCTGGCGGCCCTGCTCAACGCGCTGAAGATCGTGCGCAAGGACATCCGCCGGATCAAGGTCGTGGTATCCGGGGTCGGGGCCGCCGGCACCGCCACCATCAAGATCCTGCTCGCTCTCGGCACCCGCGACATCATCGGCGTCGACGAGCACGGCATCATCCATCGCGGCCGCCCCGTCGGCATGGATTTCATGAAGACGTGGGTCGCGTCGGCCACCAATCCCCGCCGCCTCACCGGCCGGCTGTCGGATGCCATCCGGGGGGCGGACGTGTTCATCGGCCTCTCCGTCCCACGGGTCATGACCGTCCGAGACGTGAAGAGCATGGCACGGGACCGCATCGTGTTCGCGATGGCCAACCCGGTGCCCGAGATCCAGCCCGAGGAGGCGGAGCGCCACGTCCGGGTGATGGCCACCGGGCGCTCCGATTACCCGAACCAGATCAACAACGTGCTCTGCTTCCCCGGCTTCTTCCGAGGCCTCCTCGATTCCCGCGCCCGCCTCGTCAACGACGAGATGAAGATCGCGGCCGCCCACGCCATCGCGTCCTGCGTCGGGCGCGGGGAGCTGGGGCCCGAGTACATCATCCCCAGCGTGTTCAACAAGAACATCGCGCCCGCGGTGGCGCGCGACGTCGCGAAGGCGGCGCAGAAGACCGGGGTGGCCCGCCGGCGGCGCCGGTCAGACGCCCCGGTGTGGACGTAG
- a CDS encoding sigma-70 family RNA polymerase sigma factor produces MTFRETDTVMVATEVSHFKPAQSETKRRGRQPQKSSAQSAPPVDDELDRVVDSAVEMDETPALSEAALRPSASPAEDPVRLYLKEIGKVSLLRAEEEVALGRRIEVGQIALRRALGRVPFATAKLLVLVDRVRRDEVPLDDVILLPEGGEPTPSEVRSSLAAFARIRRLEREIERLHQALRDKRRSKTTRANYNKWIAQNRDSIQTVLERLPLKPALVDQLVVDIRHLAKGMSGGKSRTELRQREQAAGLTRKALLVSLGEIEEHDRVVRQAKKELMEANLRLVVSVAKRYLGSELSLLDLVQEGNIGLMKAVDRFQYRRGFKFSTYATWWIRQAITRAIADHSRTIRIPVHMVETLNRISRVNRSLVNEMGREPTPEELAQRTGVPARKVRLILESSRKPLSLETPIGDDSELGDFLEDKGAESPNDNLITQDLTNQVERALSTLSPKEKEILRLRFGIGEAGEHTLEEVGRRFSVTRERIRQIETKALRKLRHPLRGRALRAFVEN; encoded by the coding sequence ATGACTTTCAGAGAGACCGACACCGTGATGGTCGCGACAGAGGTGAGCCACTTCAAGCCGGCTCAGAGCGAGACGAAGCGGCGGGGACGCCAGCCCCAGAAGTCGAGCGCACAGAGCGCCCCTCCCGTCGATGACGAGCTGGACCGCGTGGTCGATTCCGCGGTCGAGATGGACGAGACCCCGGCCCTGTCCGAGGCGGCGCTGCGTCCCTCTGCCTCGCCGGCCGAGGATCCGGTTCGCCTGTATCTGAAGGAAATCGGCAAGGTCTCCCTCCTGCGAGCCGAAGAGGAAGTGGCGCTCGGCCGCCGCATCGAGGTGGGCCAGATCGCGCTGCGCCGCGCCCTGGGTCGGGTGCCCTTCGCGACCGCGAAGCTCCTGGTGCTGGTCGATCGCGTCCGCCGGGACGAAGTGCCGCTCGACGACGTGATCCTGCTGCCCGAGGGCGGGGAGCCCACCCCCAGCGAGGTGCGCTCGAGCCTGGCCGCGTTCGCCCGTATCCGCCGCCTGGAGCGCGAGATCGAGCGCCTGCACCAGGCGCTCCGTGACAAGCGGCGCAGCAAGACCACCCGCGCCAACTACAACAAGTGGATCGCCCAGAACCGGGATTCCATCCAGACCGTGCTCGAGCGGCTGCCCCTGAAGCCGGCGCTGGTCGATCAGCTGGTCGTCGACATCCGTCATCTCGCCAAGGGCATGAGCGGCGGAAAGTCGCGCACCGAGCTGCGGCAGCGGGAGCAGGCCGCCGGGCTGACCCGCAAGGCGCTCCTGGTCTCCCTCGGCGAGATCGAGGAGCACGACCGCGTCGTCCGTCAGGCCAAGAAGGAGCTGATGGAGGCCAACCTTCGGCTGGTGGTCTCGGTGGCCAAGCGCTACCTGGGCAGCGAGCTGTCGCTGCTGGACCTCGTGCAGGAGGGCAACATCGGCCTGATGAAGGCGGTGGACCGCTTCCAGTACCGCCGCGGCTTCAAGTTCTCGACCTACGCGACGTGGTGGATTCGTCAGGCGATCACGCGCGCGATCGCGGACCACTCGCGCACCATCCGGATCCCGGTGCACATGGTCGAGACGCTCAACCGCATCTCCCGCGTGAACCGGTCGCTGGTCAACGAGATGGGACGCGAGCCGACGCCCGAGGAGCTCGCCCAGCGCACCGGGGTGCCCGCGCGCAAGGTGCGGCTCATCCTCGAGTCCTCCCGCAAGCCGCTCTCGCTGGAGACGCCGATCGGCGACGACTCCGAGCTGGGCGACTTCCTGGAGGACAAGGGGGCGGAGTCTCCCAACGACAACCTGATCACCCAGGACCTGACGAATCAGGTGGAGCGGGCGCTCAGCACGCTGTCGCCCAAGGAGAAGGAGATTCTGAGACTGCGCTTCGGCATCGGCGAGGCCGGCGAGCACACCCTGGAAGAGGTGGGCCGACGCTTCTCGGTGACCCGCGAGCGCATCCGCCAGATCGAGACCAAGGCGCTGCGCAAGCTGCGCCATCCACTGCGAGGCCGCGCCCTCCGCGCCTTCGTCGAGAACTGA
- the rplM gene encoding 50S ribosomal protein L13 codes for MTTVMPKESEVERKWFLVDAQDKVLGRLATQVATVLRGKHKPQFSPHLDVGDHVVVINAEKVHLTGRKMTDKIYRWHSGYIGGLREVSAERMLKTHPERMIEWAVQGMLPKGRLGRAMAKKLKVYKGAEHPHAAQKPEPLAMRERAR; via the coding sequence ATGACGACGGTCATGCCGAAGGAAAGCGAAGTGGAGCGCAAGTGGTTTCTGGTCGACGCCCAGGACAAGGTGCTGGGGCGTCTGGCCACCCAGGTCGCGACGGTGCTGCGAGGCAAGCACAAGCCCCAGTTCTCGCCGCATCTCGACGTGGGCGACCACGTGGTGGTCATCAACGCGGAGAAGGTGCACCTCACCGGCCGCAAGATGACCGACAAGATCTATCGGTGGCACAGCGGATACATCGGAGGGCTGCGTGAGGTGAGCGCGGAGCGGATGCTCAAGACGCATCCCGAGCGCATGATCGAGTGGGCGGTGCAGGGCATGCTGCCGAAGGGCCGCCTCGGCCGCGCGATGGCCAAGAAGCTGAAGGTCTACAAGGGGGCGGAGCATCCGCACGCCGCCCAGAAGCCCGAGCCGCTCGCGATGCGCGAGCGCGCCCGCTGA
- a CDS encoding pyridoxal phosphate-dependent aminotransferase, with amino-acid sequence MIARRAQEIEPFLAVEVFQRAQALEREGADVIHLEFGEPDFDTPPVIREAAEKALKDGRTRYAHPLGILPLREAIAEHYHARYGVTVTPDQILVTAGSSPALLLLFSALLDRGDEVILSDPYYACYPKFVKFAEGRPVYVPVEESDAFQFRPEAVAARLGPATKALLVNSPANPTGTVLTADRLAALCRLGPWVVSDEIYHGLTYEGPEHTVLELTDRAFVLNGFSKAFAMTGWRVGYLIAPREFVPALTAMHGNFFISTNEFVQWAALAALREATEDSARFRRVFDERRHAMVAGLRAIGLGVGATPTGAFYVLANARRYTADSLAFAFEILERTHVGVTPGVDFGPNAEGYLRFSYAQSLERIEEAMRRIGPFLAARR; translated from the coding sequence ATGATCGCGCGGCGCGCGCAGGAGATCGAGCCGTTCCTCGCCGTCGAGGTCTTCCAGCGCGCCCAGGCGCTCGAGCGCGAGGGAGCCGACGTGATCCATCTCGAGTTCGGCGAGCCGGACTTCGACACGCCGCCCGTCATCCGGGAAGCGGCCGAGAAGGCGCTGAAGGACGGCCGCACCCGCTACGCGCATCCGCTCGGCATCCTGCCGCTGCGCGAGGCCATCGCGGAGCACTATCATGCCCGCTACGGGGTGACCGTCACGCCGGACCAGATCCTGGTGACCGCGGGCAGCTCGCCCGCGTTGCTGCTGCTCTTCAGCGCGCTGCTGGATCGCGGGGACGAGGTGATCCTCTCCGATCCCTACTACGCATGCTACCCGAAGTTCGTGAAGTTCGCGGAGGGGCGGCCGGTGTACGTGCCGGTCGAAGAGTCGGACGCCTTCCAGTTCCGTCCGGAGGCGGTGGCCGCGCGCCTCGGTCCGGCCACCAAGGCGCTGCTGGTGAACTCGCCCGCCAATCCTACCGGCACCGTGCTGACCGCGGACCGCCTCGCCGCGCTGTGCCGGCTGGGGCCCTGGGTCGTGTCGGACGAGATCTATCACGGGCTGACCTACGAGGGGCCCGAGCACACCGTGCTCGAGCTCACCGACCGCGCCTTCGTGCTGAACGGGTTCTCCAAGGCCTTCGCGATGACCGGCTGGCGGGTCGGCTACCTGATCGCCCCGCGCGAGTTCGTGCCCGCCCTCACCGCCATGCACGGCAACTTCTTCATCTCGACCAACGAGTTCGTGCAGTGGGCCGCGCTCGCCGCGCTGCGCGAGGCCACCGAGGACAGCGCGCGCTTTCGTCGCGTCTTCGACGAGCGGCGGCACGCGATGGTGGCCGGACTGCGAGCCATCGGGCTGGGGGTGGGGGCGACGCCCACCGGCGCGTTCTACGTGCTCGCCAACGCCCGGCGCTACACCGCCGATTCGCTGGCCTTCGCATTCGAGATCCTCGAGCGGACCCACGTGGGGGTCACTCCCGGGGTGGACTTCGGGCCCAACGCCGAGGGCTACCTGCGCTTCTCCTACGCGCAGTCGCTCGAGCGGATCGAAGAGGCGATGCGCCGCATCGGGCCCTTCCTGGCCGCCCGGCGGTGA
- the argJ gene encoding bifunctional glutamate N-acetyltransferase/amino-acid acetyltransferase ArgJ, which translates to MADVQWLEGGITAVPGILASGIAAGIKPSGKKDLALIYSSSPARAAAVFTTNQIKGAPVLVSQEHVRDGRAQAILASAGCSNVCTGEQGIKDAREMTRITGELLRIAPRQVLIASTGVIGQPLPMDKIRAGLPKLVKGLSPQGGRLAAEAIMTTDTKPKEAALRVEVAGRPVTIGGIAKGVGMIEPHMATMFCFLATDAMVARDSLPRVLRRAVDGSFNRITVDSDQSTSDTVAVLANGLAENASLERGGKALRQFARALEAITERLARMLVEDGEGASKLVQVLVRGARTRREAVVAARSVANSPLVKTAINGADPNWGRIMMALGKSPARVAADRVAIAIGDEPLVEKGMLRPGARIDRIHEVMGGPSYTIAVDLGLGRGEDAVWTSDLSEEYVRINAKYTT; encoded by the coding sequence ATGGCCGACGTCCAGTGGCTGGAGGGAGGAATCACCGCGGTCCCCGGCATCCTCGCCTCCGGCATCGCGGCCGGCATCAAGCCGAGCGGCAAGAAGGACCTGGCCCTCATCTATTCGTCCTCGCCGGCGCGGGCGGCCGCGGTGTTCACGACCAACCAGATCAAGGGCGCGCCGGTGCTGGTCTCGCAGGAGCACGTGCGTGACGGCCGGGCCCAGGCGATCCTGGCCTCGGCGGGCTGCTCGAACGTCTGCACCGGCGAGCAGGGGATCAAGGACGCGCGCGAGATGACGCGGATCACCGGCGAGCTGCTGCGGATCGCGCCCCGCCAGGTGCTCATCGCGTCCACCGGCGTCATCGGCCAGCCGCTGCCCATGGACAAGATCCGGGCCGGGCTGCCCAAGCTGGTGAAGGGGCTGTCGCCGCAGGGCGGCCGCCTCGCCGCCGAGGCGATCATGACCACCGACACCAAGCCCAAGGAAGCGGCGCTGCGGGTCGAGGTGGCGGGCCGGCCGGTCACCATCGGCGGCATCGCCAAGGGTGTGGGGATGATCGAGCCGCACATGGCGACGATGTTCTGCTTCCTCGCCACCGACGCGATGGTGGCGCGCGACTCGCTGCCGCGGGTGCTGCGGCGGGCGGTGGACGGCTCGTTCAACCGCATCACGGTGGACAGTGACCAGTCCACCAGCGACACGGTGGCGGTGCTCGCCAACGGCCTCGCCGAGAACGCCTCGCTCGAGCGCGGCGGCAAGGCCCTCCGCCAGTTCGCGCGCGCACTCGAGGCCATCACCGAGCGGCTGGCCCGCATGCTCGTCGAGGACGGCGAGGGCGCCTCCAAGCTGGTGCAAGTGCTGGTGCGCGGCGCGCGCACCCGGCGGGAGGCGGTGGTGGCGGCCCGCTCGGTGGCCAACTCGCCGCTGGTCAAGACCGCCATCAACGGCGCCGACCCCAACTGGGGGCGCATCATGATGGCGCTGGGCAAGAGCCCCGCGCGGGTGGCCGCGGACCGGGTGGCCATCGCGATCGGCGACGAGCCGCTGGTGGAGAAGGGCATGCTGCGCCCCGGCGCGCGCATCGACCGCATCCACGAGGTGATGGGCGGCCCGAGCTACACCATCGCCGTCGACCTGGGACTCGGGCGCGGCGAAGACGCGGTGTGGACATCGGATCTCAGCGAGGAGTACGTTCGAATCAACGCGAAGTACACGACCTAA
- a CDS encoding YceI family protein, protein MLRRVAAFCFTGILILAGPAAAEMQRFTVESGQSRAGFDAFHPFQNFSLTSESPTGEIEADIADLKQPIRGQVVVPAASLRSADKKRDVAIHRTLDAEHQPEIRYRIDKVESSFSSLAENNDVLLTIRGVLTMRGESRPVDFSGRVRLRPGGALWVRGESWIKPRDWGVVPIRIWLISVQEAVLATFDLVLNKAQ, encoded by the coding sequence ATGCTCAGGCGAGTCGCGGCCTTCTGCTTTACCGGGATCCTGATCCTGGCGGGCCCGGCGGCCGCCGAGATGCAGCGATTCACGGTCGAGTCCGGCCAGAGTCGGGCGGGGTTCGACGCGTTTCACCCCTTTCAGAACTTTTCGCTCACCAGCGAGTCGCCGACCGGCGAGATCGAGGCGGACATCGCCGATCTGAAACAGCCCATCCGAGGGCAGGTCGTGGTGCCGGCCGCATCCCTGCGATCTGCCGACAAGAAGCGCGACGTCGCCATCCACCGCACGCTGGATGCCGAGCATCAGCCGGAGATCCGGTACCGGATCGACAAGGTCGAGAGCTCGTTCAGCTCCCTTGCCGAGAACAACGATGTCCTGCTGACCATCCGCGGCGTCTTGACCATGAGAGGGGAATCTCGACCGGTCGATTTTTCCGGTCGGGTGCGACTACGCCCCGGTGGTGCGCTGTGGGTACGGGGAGAAAGCTGGATCAAGCCGCGTGATTGGGGCGTCGTCCCCATCCGAATCTGGCTGATCTCCGTCCAGGAAGCCGTGCTCGCCACATTCGACCTGGTCCTGAATAAGGCGCAGTAA